In Syngnathoides biaculeatus isolate LvHL_M chromosome 5, ASM1980259v1, whole genome shotgun sequence, the following are encoded in one genomic region:
- the gtpbp10 gene encoding GTP-binding protein 10, translated as MVQLCRVCFRKYGNFVDNLRLYVCGGAGGMGLPRLGGHGGNGGDVWVVATKSMTLKGVKDKYPKKRFVADVGANSSVRSLKGQRGKDIEILVPVGITVTTDDDRILGELNAEGDRVRVARGGHGGSFSSSFLPSKGQSRQVRLDLKLIADLGLVGFPNAGKSSLLTVLSNATPQIGSYPFTTLNPQIGKLLYEDHKQISVADLPGLIEGAHVNRGMGHKFLKHVERTKQLLFVVDVCGFQLGSQTPFRSAFEAVQLLTKELELYKEELVSKPALLVVNKMDLPNADHKLRQLQRQILNPEEFCQTLPENMTPKSHMAFRNVVPVSTVTGLGVDRLKEFIRESIEEEASDATEVLRQQKLQLLRQHVQ; from the exons ATGGTTCAACTGTGCAGAGTTTGCTTCCGTAAA tATGGAAACTTTGTGGACAACCTCCGACTGTACGTCTGCGGAGGTGCTGGCGGCATGGGCTTGCCCCGCCTCGGTGGCCACGGCGGTAACGGTGGAGATGTTTGGGTGGTTGCCACAAAGAGCATGACCTTGAAAGGAGTCAAGGACAAGTACCCTAAAAAACGCTTTGTTGCCGACGTGGGAGCCAACAGCAG TGTCCGTTCCTTGAAAGGACAGAGGGGTAAGGACATCGAGATTTTGGTTCCTGTGGGTATCACAGTCACCACTGACGATGACAGGATACTCG GGGAGTTGAATGCGGAGGGCGATCGTGTGCGTGTGGCCAGAGGAGGACACGGAggctccttctcctcttccttcctcCCCAGTAAAGGCCAGTCGAGGCAGGTCAGACTGGACCTCAAACTCATCGCTGACTTGGGCCTGGTGGG GTTCCCAAATGCCGGGAAGTCGTCTCTGCTGACTGTCTTGTCTAACGCAACCCCGCAGATCGGCAGCTACCCTT tcaccaCGTTGAATCCCCAGATTGGTAAATTATTGTACGAGGATCACAAGCAG ATCTCTGTAGCGGACCTCCCAGGCCTGATCGAAGGCGCTCACGTGAACAGAGGGATGGGACACAAGTTTCTCAAGCATGTGGAGCGAACCAAGCAGCTGCTCTTTGTG GTGGACGTTTGCGGCTTCCAGCTGGGAAGTCAAACGCCGTTCAGGTCTGCTTTTGAGGCTGTGCAGCTGCTCACCAAG GAGCTCGAGTTATACAAGGAGGAGCTTGTGAGCAAACCAGCTCTACTGGTGGTCAACAAGATGGACTTGCCCAATGCTGACCATAAACTGCGACAGCTACAAAGGCAAATCCTCAACCCAGAAG AATTCTGCCAAACGTTGCCTGAAAACATGACACCGAAAAGTCACATGGCGTTCAGGAACGTGGTTCCCGTCTCGACCGTCACTGGGCTCGGCGTGGACCGCTTGAAAGAGTTCATCCGGGAGTCGATAGAGGAAGAAGCTTCCGATGCCACCGAGGTGCTCCGTCAACAAAAACTACAACTCCTCAGGCAACACGTCCAATGA